Below is a genomic region from Spartinivicinus marinus.
ATACATCAACCATAAGCCACCAATCAGCGCAAAAGGGACGGTGCCCATAATAATCAGCACTTCAGTTAAATTGCGGAAATTTAAATATAACAGTAGTGCAATAATCACCAAGGTTAATGGCACCACGACCATTAATCGTTGTTTAGCCCGCTCCATATATTCATACTGACCAGACCAGGTAATGGAATAACCCGCTGGCAAGGTGAGTTTATCGGCTACCACTTGTTGTGCTTCTGCCACATAAGAGCCTAAGTCACGCCCTTCAATGTCCACAAAAGTCCAGCCATTAATTCTGGCATTTTCACTTTTAATCGCGGGAGGCCCATCTTCAATAAACACATTCGCCACATCGGATAGCGCTAACCGCTCTTTACGTGGGGTAACAATGGCGAGCTGTTTAAGTTGCTCCAGTGAATTACGATAATCCTGTGGGTAACGAATATTAACCGGATAACGCTCTAAGCCTTCAATGGTTTGGGTAATATTCATCCCCCCTATCGCGGTACGAATTACCATTTGAATATCAGCAATATTTAACCCATAACGAGCAGCTTTTAGCCGGTCAATATCCACTTTAATATAGCGACCACCTGCCACTCGCTCTGAATAAACCGAAGCCGTACCGTTAACGTTTTTGAGCACCTTTTCTAACTGTTTACCAATTTTTTCAATTTCCGCCAGTTGTGGTCCTGCCACTTTAATCCCTACCGGCGTTTTAATCCCGGTGGCCAACATATCGATACGAGTTTTAATCGGCATGACCCAGGCATTGGTTAAACCAGGAATTTGCACTAAAGCATCCATTTCTTTTTTCAGCGTATCGGTAGTCATACCTGGCCGCCACTCTGAGCGTGGTTTAAGTTGGATGACCGTTTCGATCATGGTTAATGGTGCCGGGTCAGTGGCTGTATCAGCCCGACCAATTTTACCGTAAACGGTTTTTACTTCAGGAATCGTACGAATGAGTTTATCCGTCTGTTGTAATAATTCTCTGGCTTTACCAATGGATACCCCTGGGTAGGTCGTCGGCATATACATTAAATCCCCTTCATCCAGTGGGGGCATAAACTCACTACCTAATTTAGTGGCAGGCCATAAACCGGCCACTAATACAATCACCGTCATTAAGAGCGTGGTTTTAGGAAATTGCAGAACGCCCTTTAGCAAAGGTTGGTAAATGGCGATTAAGCCTCTGTTTATCGGATTTTTATGCTCAGCAATCACTTTACCGCGAATAAAGCACCCCATTAATACCGGCACTAGCGTAATAGCCAAGCCCGCAGACACTGCCATCGCATAGGTTTTAGTGTAAGCCAATGGCGAAAATAATTTCCCCTCCTGGGCTTCCAAGGTAAAAACAGGTAAGAAGCTTAAAGTAATAATTAATAATGAGAAAAATAATGGTGCACCCACGTCTTTTGACGCTTGATAAATAACATCCCAGCGATTCTCATCTGTGAGTGGTGTTTTTTCCATGTGCTTATGAACATTTTCAATCATGACAATGGCACCATCCACCATTGCCCCAATCGCAATCGCAATACCACCCAGGGACATAATATTGGCATTCAATCCCTGCAAATGCATGATTACATAAGCCCCTAAAATCCCCACCGGTAAACTAATCACAACGACTAATGCCGAGCGGAAATGAAATAGAAAAATGGCACAAATAATTGTCACCACTAAAAATTCTTCAATGAGTTTTTCATATAAATTATCCACCGCACGATCAATTAATAGGGAACGATCATAGGTGGTTACCACTTCCACTCCCTCTGGCAGGCTAATTGCTAACTCTTTAAGCTTTTGCTTCACCCCTTCAATGACCGATTTAGCATTCTCACCAAACCGCATTACCACTACACCGCCAACCGCTTCACCTTCACCATTAAGCTCACCAATACCACGGCGCATTTGTGGGCCTAAGCGAATATCCGCCACATCCTTAAGCAATAAAGGGGTACCATTAACATTTAACCCTAACGGCACACTGGCTAAATCCTGTTGATTACTTAAATAGCCATTTGAACGCACCATATATTCGGCTTCCGCTAACTCAACAACCGAGGCACCAGTTTCCTGATTGGCTTGCTGAATGGCGACTCGAATTAAGTGCAATGGAATTTGATAGGCTCTTAATTTATTAGGGTCAACCACCACCTGATATTGCTTGATCATGCCACCAATCGTCGCTATTTCAGACACTCCAGGTACAGTTTGTAATTCATATTTTAAAAACCAGTTTTGTAAGCTAGTCAGCTCTGCTAAATCATGGTTACCGGTTTTATCAACCAAGGCATACATATAAGTCCAACCAACCCCTGTGGCATCTGGCCCTAGTGAAGGTTTTGCGCCTTCAGGCAAACTGGCGGTTACCTGATTTAAATATTCCAATACTCTAGAGCGTGCCCAATATAAATCGGTATCGTCGTCAAAAATCACATAGACATAGGAATCACCAAAAAAAGAATATCCCCTTACCGTTTCAGCCCCCGGCACAGCTAACATAGCTGTTGTTAATGGGTAAGTAATTTGGTCTTCTACGACCTGGGGGGCTTGGCCTGGATAGCTGGTTTTAATAATCACCTGAACATCCGACAAGTCAGGTATTGCATCAATGGGAGTTTGCCGCACCGACCAAAGCCCAGCAGCAATTAAAAATAACGTCGCAATGAGAATCAAAAATCGATTGTGTAGCGACCAATAGATAATGTTATTAATCATATTCAGAGGCCTACTACATCATTGATTGGTGTGATTCATGTTGGAATGGTCCATCGTTGAGTGGTCGACAGATTTTTCACTTTCAGTCTTTGGCGTTTGATGCTGGCTGTGATCCATCTGCGAATGGTCCATGGTTGAATGATCTACTGGCTTTTCATCTTTAGCCTCTAGCATTTGATGCTGACTGTGGTCCATTTTCGAATGATCCATTTTTGAGTGATCCATGCCTTCCATATCAGTACTCACTGATATGGCTTTTGCTGTTTTTTCACAGGCAGCCTCTGTTAAATCCCCCTTGGTTGAAAGATCAGTAATCAGGTATTGGTTATTTAGTTTCTGAATACAAAAATCAATCGCTTGCTTATTTTTTACCGCTTCAGTGGATACACTTTTATCTAACTGAAAGTTCATGGTCATCGCAGGCCAGTTCCAGGCTTCGATTGGATCATGGGTGATATTAACTTGATCAGCAGCAATTGATTTATTCCAAACCCCTTTGGCTAATACCACACTGGCTGTTTCTGGCATTTTTTCTGCTGTTTCCATTCGATTAAAATCAGCGGTAATACTTGACTCCGAATCAATTAAAAATTGTGCTGAAGTCACTATGCGATCACCTTCTTTTAACCCAGACAGAATTTCCACCTGTTGACCGGTTTCTTTTCCTGTGGTGACAGTTATAGATTGATACTTACCATCGCCTAACGCTTTCACTACTCGATTCATGGTGCCACTGCGAATTAATGCGGCGTTAGGTATCAATAATGTGGGTTGAGTACTTTTGGCATCAATGGCCAAATGCACAAACATATTAGGCTTCAGCGATAATGCTTGATTGGGGAAACGTAGCCGGACTTTAAACGTACGGGTAGTGCTGTCTAAATCTGGGTAAATATAATCCACTTTACCTTGCCAGTTTCTTCCGGGTAAAAAATCAGTACGCATTGTGGCAGGTTGCCCCGGCTGAATTAAACTGGCTTGACGAGCGAATACTTCAGCAATTACCCAAACCTCTGATAAATCACCTATTTCCATAATTTGCGTCATCGGCTTAACGTACATCCCTTCCCTCACACCCAACTTGGTCACATAACCAGACATAGGGGCCCGAATTTGGATACGTTGGCGCACTTGTTGGGTATTAACGAGTTGCTTAATGGCTTGACCATCTAACCCTAATGCCATTAACCGTTCTTTCGAGGCTGCAATTAGCCCTTTATTATTGGTTTTTAATAAGCTTAAAAATTCATATTGGGCATTAACTAAAGTGGGAGAATATAGTTCGAAAACAATGTCACCTTGTTCTACAGGATCTCCAACCGCTTTACGATTTAATTTTTCAATCCAGCCTTCAACCCGGGTATGCATATGATGCAGCTTGTCTTCATTGTGACTGATATAGCCGACGGTATTGATGCTACTAGCCACCTTTTGCCTCATTACTTTGGCTGTTTTAACCCCTAAATTATTTTCTACCGTCGCATCAATTTTAACCAACCCAGGCTCATCCTTACCTGCGGCGTCTTCAGGATAAACAGGCACTAAGTCCATGCCCATTGGCGACAAGCCAGGCTTATCCCGTTTATAATTAGGGTCCATTGGTGCCACCCAGTATAAAGGCTTACGCTCAGCCGATGATTCACTCATCTCACTATTATTCACTCCACTCGCCCCCATCAAACCAGGCAACCATTGTTGAGCAAAATAACCACCAGTAAAGCCCAAACCAACCAGCACAATAACTAAAAAAGTTTTTTTCATTATTTATTTACCAGTAATAATCTCTTCAGAATAACAGTCCAACACAAAAGCTAGCGGATATGGGGTAACAGGGTATTCTGGAGCTGCGACATGGATGTCGCTTTAGTTCTTGATGGGCCATGGATGGCACTTCAAGAACGGAGGAAGAATGCGCTGTTATTCCATATCAAACATCAGATTTATGATCTATATTTCTGTAAAAAATCGTAATTGAGTTAGTGTCTTAAATTTGTTTTCGTTTAATTTCAGCCACTCTAATTTGACATTAAGCCGACTGATATACGCTTGAATCACCGTGGCAAAATCAATGCGATCTGCTTGATAAGACTCCAACGCCGCTTTTGCTTGTAAATTAGCCTCAGGAATTAATCGATGTTGATACAATGCAATACTGTCATTAATGCCTGTTATCTGTGACTGGAGCGACAGGTATTGTGAGCGCATCTTGCGTAATAACACTTCCCGTTGATAAGTAGCCGACTCACGCCGTATTTGATTAGCGGCCAGGGTTCTATCCTGTTTATTTTCCGTAAATAACGGTAAATCAAAGGTCACCATGGCAGAAACAAAATTGGCTCTATCATTGCCCATCGCATCGTCACCTTGTCTTAAGCCATAACCCAACTCAACACCCCATTGCGGTTTGTAGGCTTCTTTTGCCAACGCAATTTTATTGTCAGCTAAATCAACTTGTTTATTGCGCATTTCAACCATGGGATGTTTGAGTAATAGAGAGTCGATTGAGTTTGTTATAGAAGACCAGTGAGGTAATTTATTGGCAACCCGATTTATCTGTTGATCAGGTAACCAGCGAGCGAGCATCGCCAATGAGGAATGTTGCTGTTTTTTTAGCTCAATAATCCGATTATCATGCCGACTTAAGGCGAGTTTTGCCTGATAAATATCCTGCTGGGTTTTTCTACCAACCGAATAAAGCGACTCAGATAGCTCAATTAACTGACTAAACAAATAGCGGTCATTTTTCAGTAATTGAACGGCTTGTTGACTTCCCCAACTGCTAAACCAGGCGAGCCGGACTGCACGTTTAATTTCCAGCTTCCGTAACGCAGCACTGACTTGCTGATTAGCTGATTGAATCCCTAAGCCATCTCCTTGTAAGGCAAGTGTATTACCCCGAGGGAATTGCTGACGCACCCCAAAGCGCAATTGGGTCATATTTTCCTGATCAAAGTCAAAAGTATCATCAGGTACATTGATTGCGCCAACACTGACCATCGGATCAGGCAATGTATTAGCTGCCACTTGCTCTTCTTTTAGGGCACTGGCTTCTAGTTGACGACTTGCAAGCCCTGGTTCATTGGTTAACGCTGTCTTGACTGCCTGATCAAGCATTAGACCTGAGTGAGCCTGCAACATGGGTACATAAATGGTAAAAAAAGTACACCACAATAACCGCGTAGGCATAATCCCTCCTATACCCTTCATGAATGCGTTTTAAGCTATAACGAAATAAATTAGTAATCGATTAAATAAAAATTTAAAAGAAAATGAGATATTACTTGGACGCGGCTTCACAACTCGCAAACGCAGTGTTACCAGATGCAACAGTAGTGGAACCGCTTTTAGGGAAAGGCTATTTCAGCCAACAGCAATGGCGAAGGTTAATGGGCGGGCTAGCTTGAACATACCGCAACTGTTGTTGACGTATGGCTAAGCCAATTGATGGGCCAATCAGCAGTTGAAGGAAAGGAATGATAAGGAAAAGCGCAAATAGGGGCTGTAATGGTAATTGTAATAATGACTGCCATTTATTCATAAACTGACAGGCGTTATTCGTGTCACTGCAAGCCATATCACCAGCATGTGATATATCATCACTTAATATTGATGCCATATGGTGCTGGGTTATTGTGCGATCCATACTGGCCATTGCATGAGTATCAGCAGCAGAAACCCATACCGTTAAACAGCCAACAAGATGCAACATAACCCACATCGCTAATAAAGCTAAGGCTATATGACTTCTCTGTTGTCGTAGTTTGTTTAACATCATTATGCACTGCTTTACTAAGCATTTAGGCTGAAAAAACGGGCTAGTCTATAGCCCTGCTTCCAGAATAGTTGCCTATCATAGACCTTCCCCCTACTAGAAGGTCAAGTCGTCCAATAAATTAATTAATAGTATTTTTAGTGTAGAGGAAAAATAGTTATTTTTAATGCTGTTTTATAATAACCCTATATAAATGCTAGTCAAATGAGGTAGGCTACCTTGAATGAAAGAAATTGCACTACTTTTGTATGTGAACAATTACAATAATAACAAGCTCAAAATAATAAATAGTGAAAGAACAAAATTGGTGAGGGAAATATCGAATGACAACTTACAAGCTCACTCATCCACTCATCTCTCGCCGACAGTTTGTCACTGGCATTACAGCGGGTAGTTTACTTTGTAGTTTAGGTGCATCACCCATTTTGACTGCATCCCATACGGTTAAACGACAGGTACCACAAGTACTTTCAGGCAAACAGTTTACCTTGAATATTAGTTATCAACCGATGAATTTTACCGGTAGGGAACGCCAGGCAACCACGATTAATGGCACCATTCCAGCTCCTATATTGCGATGGCGAGAAGGTGATCGAATTACCTTAAATGTGACTAACCAGTTGGCTCATGATAGTTCTATTCATTGGCATGGAATTATTTTGCCCACCGATATGGATGGAGTACCCGGCTTAAGTTTTGCCGGTATTAAACCAGGTGAAACCTTTACTTATCAATTTACCGTTAACCAAAGTGGTACTTACTGGTATCACAGTCACTCTGGTTTTCAAGAGCAAACCGGGATGTATGGCGCTATTGTGATTGAGCCAAAGGAGCCAGATCCAGTAAACGCTGACCGTGATTATGTTGTGATGCTTTCAGACTGGTCAGATGAGGCCCCTGAAACTATTTACGCCAAATTAAAAAAAATGAGTCATTACTATAATTTTCGTGAACGTACGGTAAGTGATTTATGGCGAGATATTAAAACCAAAGGAGTGACTCAAACCTGGAATGAACGGGCCATGTGGAACCAGATGCGCATGAGTGAAACCGATCTTTCCGACGTAACCGGTTATACCTATACCTTTTTAATGAATGGTTTTACTCCCGAAGATAATTGGTTTGCTTTATTTAAAAAAGGCGAAAAAGTACGGCTGCGCTTTATTAATGGCGCAGCCATGACCATTTTTGATGTGCGTATTCCTGGCTTAAAAATGAAAATAGTCGCGGCTGACGGGCAAAATATCGAGCCTATTACAGTCGACGAATTTCGAATAGGTGTCGCAGAAACCTACGATGTCGTTGTTGAGCCAAATGCTAATAGCGCTTACACACTGTTTGCCCAAAGCATTGATAGAACCGGTTATGCCAGCGGTACTCTCACCCCCAACCCAGCCTTACCAGCGATTATTCCAGCGATGGAACCAGCCCCTTTGTTAGGCCACCAAGAGATGGGTATGGCACATGGCGGGCATGGTATGGATCATGGCACTAATAGCATGGATCATAGTCAACACCAAATAACACCATCGCATACTGGTGAAATAGACCATAGCCAACATCAGATGATGAAACACAACACAGGTGGTATGGATCACAGCCAGCATCAAGGTCATCAACAACCACTAGGTAAAGCAGGACTTGGCAGTAATAATGAAATCAAACACGCACCTACTGAATTTGGCCCCCATGTGGATATGCGTGCAGAAATGCCACAAAGTGGACTTAATGATCCTGGTATTGGGTTAAGAGATCATCAACGCTTGTATGGGCGTAAAGTGCTCACCTATGCAGACATACATAATCTGTATCCTACTTATGATCATCGTGAGCCAAGCCGAGAAGTTGAACTCCATTTAACTGGCAATATGAACCGTTATATGTGGTCAGTGAATGGGATTAAGTTTGCCGATGCTGAACCATTACGACTGACATATGGTGAACGCCTACGCATCACCTTGGTTAATGACACCATGATGACTCACCCGATTCACTTACACGGCATGTGGAGTGAGCTAGAAACAGGCGATGCCAACAATATCCCTCGTAAACATACCGTATTAGTTCAGCCTGGTTCTAAAATCAGTTATTTGGTCACTGCGGATGCCAAAGGCCGCTGGGCATACCATTGTCATTTACTGTACCACATGCCCGGTATGATGCGAGAAGTGCGAGTGAGCTAGACGTTATGAATACAGCAATTAAATACGGCTTATTAATAAGTATAGGCTTCGGTTTATTTATTAGTGAACAGGTTTTAGCAGCCGCTGAAGATGACCCATTATTAACCAAAATTATGGTCAACCAACTGGAATGGCGTGAAGCTGAAGGTGATAATCCGATCGCTTGGGATACTCAAGCCTGGGTAGGCAAAGACTTAC
It encodes:
- a CDS encoding efflux RND transporter permease subunit, with the translated sequence MINNIIYWSLHNRFLILIATLFLIAAGLWSVRQTPIDAIPDLSDVQVIIKTSYPGQAPQVVEDQITYPLTTAMLAVPGAETVRGYSFFGDSYVYVIFDDDTDLYWARSRVLEYLNQVTASLPEGAKPSLGPDATGVGWTYMYALVDKTGNHDLAELTSLQNWFLKYELQTVPGVSEIATIGGMIKQYQVVVDPNKLRAYQIPLHLIRVAIQQANQETGASVVELAEAEYMVRSNGYLSNQQDLASVPLGLNVNGTPLLLKDVADIRLGPQMRRGIGELNGEGEAVGGVVVMRFGENAKSVIEGVKQKLKELAISLPEGVEVVTTYDRSLLIDRAVDNLYEKLIEEFLVVTIICAIFLFHFRSALVVVISLPVGILGAYVIMHLQGLNANIMSLGGIAIAIGAMVDGAIVMIENVHKHMEKTPLTDENRWDVIYQASKDVGAPLFFSLLIITLSFLPVFTLEAQEGKLFSPLAYTKTYAMAVSAGLAITLVPVLMGCFIRGKVIAEHKNPINRGLIAIYQPLLKGVLQFPKTTLLMTVIVLVAGLWPATKLGSEFMPPLDEGDLMYMPTTYPGVSIGKARELLQQTDKLIRTIPEVKTVYGKIGRADTATDPAPLTMIETVIQLKPRSEWRPGMTTDTLKKEMDALVQIPGLTNAWVMPIKTRIDMLATGIKTPVGIKVAGPQLAEIEKIGKQLEKVLKNVNGTASVYSERVAGGRYIKVDIDRLKAARYGLNIADIQMVIRTAIGGMNITQTIEGLERYPVNIRYPQDYRNSLEQLKQLAIVTPRKERLALSDVANVFIEDGPPAIKSENARINGWTFVDIEGRDLGSYVAEAQQVVADKLTLPAGYSITWSGQYEYMERAKQRLMVVVPLTLVIIALLLYLNFRNLTEVLIIMGTVPFALIGGLWLMYLSGYVMSVAVGVGFIALAGVTVEIGVLMLVYLNQAWQQRLAENNQTLTLSELQQVVMEGAAQRVRPITMTVAAIIAGLVPIMYGSGTGSEVMQRIAGPMIGGMVSSVVLTLLVIPVIYFIWKSRGLSEAKE
- a CDS encoding efflux RND transporter periplasmic adaptor subunit, encoding MKKTFLVIVLVGLGFTGGYFAQQWLPGLMGASGVNNSEMSESSAERKPLYWVAPMDPNYKRDKPGLSPMGMDLVPVYPEDAAGKDEPGLVKIDATVENNLGVKTAKVMRQKVASSINTVGYISHNEDKLHHMHTRVEGWIEKLNRKAVGDPVEQGDIVFELYSPTLVNAQYEFLSLLKTNNKGLIAASKERLMALGLDGQAIKQLVNTQQVRQRIQIRAPMSGYVTKLGVREGMYVKPMTQIMEIGDLSEVWVIAEVFARQASLIQPGQPATMRTDFLPGRNWQGKVDYIYPDLDSTTRTFKVRLRFPNQALSLKPNMFVHLAIDAKSTQPTLLIPNAALIRSGTMNRVVKALGDGKYQSITVTTGKETGQQVEILSGLKEGDRIVTSAQFLIDSESSITADFNRMETAEKMPETASVVLAKGVWNKSIAADQVNITHDPIEAWNWPAMTMNFQLDKSVSTEAVKNKQAIDFCIQKLNNQYLITDLSTKGDLTEAACEKTAKAISVSTDMEGMDHSKMDHSKMDHSQHQMLEAKDEKPVDHSTMDHSQMDHSQHQTPKTESEKSVDHSTMDHSNMNHTNQ
- a CDS encoding TolC family protein, which codes for MPTRLLWCTFFTIYVPMLQAHSGLMLDQAVKTALTNEPGLASRQLEASALKEEQVAANTLPDPMVSVGAINVPDDTFDFDQENMTQLRFGVRQQFPRGNTLALQGDGLGIQSANQQVSAALRKLEIKRAVRLAWFSSWGSQQAVQLLKNDRYLFSQLIELSESLYSVGRKTQQDIYQAKLALSRHDNRIIELKKQQHSSLAMLARWLPDQQINRVANKLPHWSSITNSIDSLLLKHPMVEMRNKQVDLADNKIALAKEAYKPQWGVELGYGLRQGDDAMGNDRANFVSAMVTFDLPLFTENKQDRTLAANQIRRESATYQREVLLRKMRSQYLSLQSQITGINDSIALYQHRLIPEANLQAKAALESYQADRIDFATVIQAYISRLNVKLEWLKLNENKFKTLTQLRFFTEI
- a CDS encoding copper resistance system multicopper oxidase; amino-acid sequence: MTTYKLTHPLISRRQFVTGITAGSLLCSLGASPILTASHTVKRQVPQVLSGKQFTLNISYQPMNFTGRERQATTINGTIPAPILRWREGDRITLNVTNQLAHDSSIHWHGIILPTDMDGVPGLSFAGIKPGETFTYQFTVNQSGTYWYHSHSGFQEQTGMYGAIVIEPKEPDPVNADRDYVVMLSDWSDEAPETIYAKLKKMSHYYNFRERTVSDLWRDIKTKGVTQTWNERAMWNQMRMSETDLSDVTGYTYTFLMNGFTPEDNWFALFKKGEKVRLRFINGAAMTIFDVRIPGLKMKIVAADGQNIEPITVDEFRIGVAETYDVVVEPNANSAYTLFAQSIDRTGYASGTLTPNPALPAIIPAMEPAPLLGHQEMGMAHGGHGMDHGTNSMDHSQHQITPSHTGEIDHSQHQMMKHNTGGMDHSQHQGHQQPLGKAGLGSNNEIKHAPTEFGPHVDMRAEMPQSGLNDPGIGLRDHQRLYGRKVLTYADIHNLYPTYDHREPSREVELHLTGNMNRYMWSVNGIKFADAEPLRLTYGERLRITLVNDTMMTHPIHLHGMWSELETGDANNIPRKHTVLVQPGSKISYLVTADAKGRWAYHCHLLYHMPGMMREVRVS